The DNA window CCCAGATGATTCTAGGCGGGGTGAACTTCGGCACGACCTTCCTTGGTCTATACCTGATTGAAAACTATGGTCGACGCCGATCTCTAATTACCGGAGCACTATGGAtgttcatctgcttcataGTCTTCGCTTCGGTAGGCCACTTCGCGCTCGACCGCGAACATCCACAAAACACCAAGTCCGCCGGCGTGGCCATGGTAGTATTTGCCTGTCTGTTTATTCTCGGGTTTGCCAGTACCTGGGGTCCGATGGTATGGACAATCATTGCGGAGCTGTATCCATCGCAGTACCGCGCACGCGCGATGTCCCTCGCCACAGCATCGAACTGGCTCTGGAACTTTCTGCTCGCCTTTTTCACTCCGTTCATTGTCAGTGCCATTGATTTCCGGTTTGGTTACGTCTTCGCTGGatgcctcttcctcgcggCGGGACTGGTCTACTTCGCTGTCATCGAGGGCCAGGGTCGGACACTTGAGGAAATTGATACTATGTATCTCATGAAAGTGAAGCCGTGGAAGAGCGCCAAGTTTGTCTTCCCGGCTGATCCGGCTGTGATGCGTGGCTCGTTTGATGATAAGGGATATGAGGCGCAAGCTCCGACGTCTTCGCATGTTTTGGACTCTGCAAATGAGGTTCCCGATACTATGCCTGAGGCTACTGGAACGCGTGACTAATGGCCAGTTATGGACTTGACTATGGCCGTTCATACGATTTGGCCTGGGTGTTGTATAACAGACGCGTTTCCATATTGTGATTATATTTGTGATTATATTTGTGATTATATTTGTGATTATATCTGTGATTATATCTGTGTTTATATTTGTATCTATATCCTTATTGAATACCATGCCTTTCGATCTTTGACTATTGAAAGTGTCTATAATTGGTACTGCTTGTACACGGCCCAAGCACGGATCGAGTAACTAGCTATACAGCTAGAGTGAGTATTGACTAAGTGATATCCCAAAAAGGAAGGTGCCGGTGACATCTCGGGCATACATTATACTGACCAAGAATGTGAGAGGGCGGAGAGAAAGGTAAGAAGAAGCAAATAATAACAGAGGACATCCTGGGTTTGAACCCCCGGCCTGCAAAAAGAAACCAATCACACCTGTCACAGGGGGCTGGCAGGCCCTTGTTGCTCCCCCGAAAGTGATAACCGGATTACTCTCAGTATGTAGAGATGACACACCGCTTCACCATCAGGCTCGCTGGTTCTTTAGTTTCCCCCCATTATAATGGGTTATATACCCAGGTAGGAGAAGAGTGATCCCGGCTAGACAGTTGGCCTGGACCAACCACGAGGCcaatatcaacaacaacaacaacaacaacaacaacaacaacaacaacaacaacaacaacaacaacaacaacaacaacaacaacaacaacaacgcaAGGACTCCGTTCCGCTATGGCTTCTCGCAAGTTTATCAAgctcactcactcactcactaAATCTACCTTTCGTAATCTTTTCTGTCCATTTATTTGAAAAATTGGTCGATTCTCTTCTGACGCGAATCATGCACAGAACTCCCGATCCCACCACGAGTTCGGTGCAGTCCGCTAAGATGCGTTCTGCTGTCCACGGCCACGACAGTTATTCTCCAGCCTTGCAAGAGAGCCTCGTCTGAGTCAGAGCTTCGTGAAACTGCATTCTCGAGAGGGGCTGGTACAGTCACATCGTCAACCCTGCTGTTTCCAGACCTCAGTGGCTGGTGCAAGTCCCATGATGGTAATACTGGCGTCGCGACCCCCGGCGTCATCATAATGGGCTGAATATGCACCGCCATGAACCCCGTATTTGACCAGACAGGGTTCACAGCTATCTCACTCCCATGGCGCAACGCTGCACCCGGAGCGATATGGACTTCCATGGGATTGAAGAGTCCAGCGAGACAGCTCCATAACACGCGCAGGATGATTCCGTGTGCTACGATGGCGACTTCCTGTTCGTGATTCGGGTCCTGTTCGTCaagaaggagtggaaggagatggtcGCCGAGAAAGGAATTTGCTCTCTGTGTCATTGAGATGTGAGACTCGAATTCGGTctgcgctgctgctgatgacgaggaggcgGAGCCGCTcaaagaatgggaagagTTCCAGGATATTCCCTCCAACGACCCGAAATCTCTTTCTCGCAGATCCCGAGTTAGGATGGGCGTCACCGACGACTGTGCGGGTGGTTGCAGACGACAGATGCCTTCTGCTGTCAGACGTGCTCTGCTCAGATCGGATGCAAACACCGCGCTGAAATTAACCGACTGCGCGGCAAAATGCCGCGCCAGGAGTTCTATTTGCAGGACTCCATGGTTCGTCAGTGCTGAGTCGGTGGTTCCGGCCCTACATACCTCTTGAATCAGCACTTGGAGCAGTAGTCAACTATGAGCCGGTGGGTCTTACCATGCTTGTCCTACATTGTGGATTGTTTCGGCGTGGCGGATGAGGTATACTCTCATCGTGAGGCGGCGCGTATATGCATTGCGCTGATTCTTTGAGTGTtgtgtcgaggatgaagttGAACATGGACTGTTGGGCATCAGTCACGTGTTGTCATTCGAATTGAACGAAGGTCCAAGACCTGGGTAGTTAGTTATACTACGACCTCATGTCTACAAGAAGAGGATGCAAGCGCGTGAGGGAATGGAATTGATGGACATTCAGCGGAGCAGATAAGAAGTGGGAAACGAAATTGCCTTGAGAAACTAATTTGCTCCGAGAAAAAGAGTAACAACAATGAGGTATTCATGATCCATCAATCTACATCTGAAAGAAacgccgacaaggccaagccTTGGTCCCCCCCcaacacacacacacacagagagaaAGTTTTGAGAAAAAGCTTTTGGTGCGATCCGCTTAAGCAGCGAGCTCGCGGATCTTCTCCTGGACGCGAGCCTTGCGCTGGGCGTGGGAGAGCTTGGGGACCTTGTACTTcttggcctcggccttccACTCATccttggacttcttgggctcctcgtcctcatccttcttgAAGGGGTCCTCGCGGATGGCCTTGTGGGCCTCCTGGTAGATCTCCTCGAGGTCACCGGcgtcgatctcctcctcgacgtaCTTGGTGAACTGGGACTTGAAAcgctcctcatcctcgtcggcaaGGGTCTCCATGTACTCAGAGACGTGGCCACCGAAGATGTAGTTGCGGAGGGTGtcggcatccagctcctcggtctcgatgTCGAAACCGGGGAAACGCTTCTCGGAGTGGGGGATGAAGATACCACCGTCCGAGGCACCCTTCATGGCACCGAAGACACGGGCACCGGAGGAGGTGCGGACCAGACCAACATCAAGGAAAGCCTTGAAGGGGCGGCGCTCGCCGTCATCggtctcggcggcctcggtGAGAGTGTACTCAccatcggcctcctcgacACCCTTGAAGTCCTCGTCCAGACCCAGCTTCTTGAGGGTGCGGcgggccagcagcagaccgGTGGCGTAGGCAGCGGACCAGTTGGTCAGACCCTGGGTGATGCCGTAGCGCTTCAGCTCGTGGGCGTAGGCCGAGGCGAAGACCTTGTCACCGGAGATCTCGGAGTAGACGATCtgggtgatgatgtcgcgGTTGGTGAAGCGGACGACCATGCGGTACTTGGGCGCATTGTACTTGTTCTTGGCCTGGGTGATCAGGCGCTTGCGGGCATAGTAGTCGGTCTTGCcctcgcggcggcggcggtacTTAGTCTGGTAGCGACTGGATGGATATTAGCCAAAAAAGCGATTGATGAACACCAGAgaattttctttcttacCTGAAGTAGGCGTCGCTCTTGACGGTCTTGGTGAAAGGCTACATGGAGGGAAAACGAGTCAGCAATTTGCGCTTCAGAACCACCGAAGCATCTTGCATAACCCGGACGGgagggaaatggaagaaaaaaaaaatttgCTTCCAGGAAAAGCAGAATGGAATTATTCATCCATCTGCTGGAGCAGTTGGACTCACCATTGTGACGGTTGTCGACGGAGTGCTTGATTCAAGACAGAGATGGTGgacaaaaaagaagaggaaaaaagCGAGAGTCTGTCTCGTCTTTGTGGGGGATTCGCTTAGCCTGGCCTGCATCCCGCGCTCGCCAGTGCGGTTGGCCACGACTGTCTTATCGATAGGAGATAAGATAAGACTTGATAAGGCTTATCAGCGAGCGGTGTAGATCTACGCTTGTGTCTGTCTGGATGGCATGTTCGCTGGATGCGACCGATTGAATGGTCCTTTCTATCCCCCTGGATCCTAGAGCCTTGCCTTGTCCGCCTCTAGCAGCTGCAAACCcgtgatcttctccagctcccgcACGGCCTCGTCTGTCTTGCCCAGCGTCACCTTGAGAGTGCGTATCCCAGCCTTCTTGGCGGCCTTGAGGTTCTCTCCTATATCATCCAGGAAGACAATATCCGCCGGGTTCACCCCCGAAAACCCCCGTTTCTTCGCCTCggcatccatctcctggatcGCGACCTGGTAGATCTTCGGGTCTGGCTTGCGCAGACCGGTATGCGCCGACGAGATGAAAAAATCAAACTGCGACTTGACGCCGGACACATCCTTCGTGTACGGATGCCCCTCGGGAAACTTGGTCGTATTCGACAAAGCCCCCATCACGAACTGACCCGACGCTCTtagcttcttcagcgcggGGTACATGTACGAGTCGGGAGTGCGTGAGATCCGCATCATCTCCCAGAAGAGCCATTCGGCGTCGACCTCGGGCAATGGAGGCGTCCGATCCGGGGGCGGTTGGTCTTTTTTATTCGCGAGCCACTCGTGAAACTGCTTCCACAGGTCGGGGTTCCGCAGGTCTCTGTTGAATGCGGCGAAGAAGTTGGCGTCCATGGGGATCTCGCCTCGTTCCAGCTGATGCCAGCTACCGTGCGGCGAGGTTCGGGAAATACTGAAATTGACCCATCCCGGAGGAATGTTCTTCGACAGCTCGTAGTCGAGGATAGCCTGGAATGGGGAGACGACCTGCCAATCTATCAGCAAGGTTTCTTATGGAAGTCACGGGCCTAGCGTACACAAACTCCGCCAATGTCGAAGAGAAGGCCCACCGGCCGCTTGGTCTCTGCCATGTTGTTTGTGTGGAAGTGATGTGAATTAACGATGGTTGGGGTCTGCGGAGAAGGATGGACTTTAAGCCGCCAGATTGCCGAGGTACTGTGCAAGGGAACAGCCAACCACCGAGGAAGTCGCCATAATGAAATTGGACGGAGGGGATCAAAGAGAATGGCTTTCGGAGTATCCATTTCAATTTTGGAATGATATTCCTCCGAATTGTTTCCATGAAAGGGCCCTCGACTGTATGCCCGTCTCCAGTATGAGCGCGTCACGTGATGATAAGAGCGCGCGGCAGAAGAGCGGCGCGCGAGACTCGGGTTTGTTCCATTACATGGCCGCAGATGGACTCGACACGAACAATATCCGAGCTGAAATCGGCATTCATATGGAGCCAGGTCCGCATCCTCTCTGAGAACCTGGATCTGCCAGAAGACTGGAGGAACTATGCTGTGGACACCGACGAGGGCGACCTGAGCGACAAGGTGGTGGAAGACGTCCTGCACAAAGGTGAGATGATTTCTGATACTCTGTTGATTTTTGGTTGCTGTGTCACCACGGAAGAGTCTACGCGACTAACTCGGCTCCAGTCAACGCCGCTGCAAAACAACACAACCGCTTTGTTTACTCCTCCCAGGCCATACACCATATCGCGCAGCAGATTGCCAGTCTGTACTGGTCATCCGTCAGTCAAGAAGCGCGTAGCCAGAATGCCTTTGCGAAGGGCATTGAAAAGACAGTGGACCTGTCCAGCCATATGTGAGACACCGGTCGACTGTCTGCGTGGGTACATCCTAACTCGAACTGCCTAGAAACATCACCAACTTGCCCATGGAACTCGAAACGCCGGGggccagcgacgaggatAAGACACGGTCAGACTGCAACCCCTCCCGCATATGCTCCCATTGAAGTTCCACCTGTCTGACCATGGTGGTGTGTAACAGAttccagcagctccgggAGCGCCTCATTGCGCTCGACGACCAacgacagcagcagcgacggcgcCTAGACCAACTGCAGCACCTGCAGCAATTACTGGAGCCGTTCCAGGACCCGCAGAAGAATATCCAGCCGAACCTGGTCACCCGGGA is part of the Penicillium psychrofluorescens genome assembly, chromosome: 4 genome and encodes:
- a CDS encoding uncharacterized protein (ID:PFLUO_005942-T1.cds;~source:funannotate), whose product is MPFTKTVKSDAYFSRYQTKYRRRREGKTDYYARKRLITQAKNKYNAPKYRMVVRFTNRDIITQIVYSEISGDKVFASAYAHELKRYGITQGLTNWSAAYATGLLLARRTLKKLGLDEDFKGVEEADGEYTLTEAAETDDGERRPFKAFLDVGLVRTSSGARVFGAMKGASDGGIFIPHSEKRFPGFDIETEELDADTLRNYIFGGHVSEYMETLADEDEERFKSQFTKYVEEEIDAGDLEEIYQEAHKAIREDPFKKDEDEEPKKSKDEWKAEAKKYKVPKLSHAQRKARVQEKIRELAA
- a CDS encoding uncharacterized protein (ID:PFLUO_005943-T1.cds;~source:funannotate), which produces MAETKRPVGLLFDIGGVCVVSPFQAILDYELSKNIPPGWVNFSISRTSPHGSWHQLERGEIPMDANFFAAFNRDLRNPDLWKQFHEWLANKKDQPPPDRTPPLPEVDAEWLFWEMMRISRTPDSYMYPALKKLRASGQFVMGALSNTTKFPEGHPYTKDVSGVKSQFDFFISSAHTGLRKPDPKIYQVAIQEMDAEAKKRGFSGVNPADIVFLDDIGENLKAAKKAGIRTLKVTLGKTDEAVRELEKITGLQLLEADKARL
- a CDS encoding uncharacterized protein (ID:PFLUO_005944-T1.cds;~source:funannotate) is translated as MDSTRTISELKSAFIWSQVRILSENLDLPEDWRNYAVDTDEGDLSDKVVEDVLHKVNAAAKQHNRFVYSSQAIHHIAQQIASLYWSSVSQEARSQNAFAKGIEKTVDLSSHINITNLPMELETPGASDEDKTRFQQLRERLIALDDQRQQQRRRLDQLQHLQQLLEPFQDPQKNIQPNLVTRDGELVQELEKMRMLVARVGGRIAQQQKSGRGVESPPDYSLPGSDRRLEAL